GGTTCCAGTCGCCAAACTCGTTCCCCTGTCCGGCGAGGTATAGTGTGGCATCCTCGGGCGTGTGGGCCGGCGGAAGTACCTGGATCGTGACCACGTGCTCCTGTGCACGCGCCGACGAGGCGCAAGGCAGAGCGAGGAGGCAAACGAGCAGGTGGACGTAGACGCGGACGATCATGGGAGCCTGCGTGGTTGAATGCGGGGACGACGCTGCGAGACGCAGCCCCAAGATGCACCACGCGCGTCGGTCGGTGTCACGTCGCTGGTGGTTCCTCGGCGCCGTCCCACTCCGAGCGCCGGGTCGCGCGCTTCGCCTTCCACGCGCGCAGCACCTCGTCGCGCGTGGCGTCTGGGTGCGTGCGGTGGTATGCCCGCGTGTGGCGGTTGAACTCCAACTGCGCCTCAATGGGCCGGTCGGGGTCCTCTTTCGACGCCCGCCACACCGCCGCGGCCTCCGAGAGCGGTCGCCCAGCGCCCGTCTTGACGAAGTCGATCAGCGCACGGTTGAAGCGGAACGACGGGCCGATCTCGTCCACGAAGAAGGCGCGGAGACGTTTGCCGCAGGTCCAGCCGCGACCGATCGGCGTGGCACCAGTGAGCGTCTCCGGCATCGGATCGACGGGCCCCGAACGCTTGGGCACAGGCTTGAGTACCGTGCCGTCGCGGAGGTACGCCGCGATGCGCTCGCGCACTTCCACCTTCGAACCAGTGGTGGGGAGCCCTACCCGGTGGCAAAAGCCGACGAGTTCGGCCTTGAGCCAGTAGAAGTCGAGGAAGTCCTCAACGGGGAGATGCTCGGTCAGAGATGGGCGACTCATCGTAGTCAGATTGGCGAGATCCAGCGTAGAGGGTACGACGTGCAGCGGTTGTCTGCGTGGAGGGCCGATCATCCATCAGCAGGGGCGACATCGGGGGTGGAATGAGCCGTTCGCTTGCCAGCCAAGAATAATCCCACGCCGCCCAAGATCGCCACGGACGTGACCAGCAAGCGCACCGTGATCGCCTCGCCCAGGAGCGCCACGCCGCCGACGGCGGCCAGGATGGGCACGGTCAGCTGCACCGTGGCGGCGGTGCCCGCCGTCAAATGCGGCACCACGGCGTACCAGACGGCATAGCCCATACCAGACGCCAGCGCACCGGACGCGACGGCCAAGGCTAGCCCTACAGGCCCCACTGCGGCATCCTGCCAGAACACGACACTCAACACCACGGCCAGCGGGACCGCCCGCACGAAGTTGCCCGTCGTCTCCTGCGTCGGGTCGCCGGAGCCGCGCCCGCGCAGCGAGTAGACGCCCCACGCGACGCCCGCGGCCAGCATGAGCACGGCGCCAAGCAGCGGAGGCGCCTGGAAGCCGGGCAGCAGCAGCCCGACCAGTCCGCACAGGGCAAGGACGGCCCCTACCGTTTGCCGCGCCGTGAACCGTTCCCCCGTCCAGAAGCCATAGCCGATCATCGTTGCCTGCACCGCGCCAAACAGAAGCAACGCCCCCGTCGCAGCCGTCAAGCTCAGGTAGGCGAAGGAGAAGCCCGCCGCGTAGACGAACAGGGCGAGCGCCGACCGCCACGTGCCGCCCAGCGACGCCGTACGCTGACGCGCCATCACCAAGACGGCAAGCGTCACCGCACCCGACGCCAACCGCACGATGGTGAACGAGGCGGCATCGATCGAGCCC
Above is a window of Bacteroidota bacterium DNA encoding:
- a CDS encoding DMT family transporter — encoded protein: MPLVRLSLYTSLAMLAFAGNSLLCREALAGGSIDAASFTIVRLASGAVTLAVLVMARQRTASLGGTWRSALALFVYAAGFSFAYLSLTAATGALLLFGAVQATMIGYGFWTGERFTARQTVGAVLALCGLVGLLLPGFQAPPLLGAVLMLAAGVAWGVYSLRGRGSGDPTQETTGNFVRAVPLAVVLSVVFWQDAAVGPVGLALAVASGALASGMGYAVWYAVVPHLTAGTAATVQLTVPILAAVGGVALLGEAITVRLLVTSVAILGGVGLFLAGKRTAHSTPDVAPADG
- a CDS encoding DUF6434 domain-containing protein, with amino-acid sequence MSRPSLTEHLPVEDFLDFYWLKAELVGFCHRVGLPTTGSKVEVRERIAAYLRDGTVLKPVPKRSGPVDPMPETLTGATPIGRGWTCGKRLRAFFVDEIGPSFRFNRALIDFVKTGAGRPLSEAAAVWRASKEDPDRPIEAQLEFNRHTRAYHRTHPDATRDEVLRAWKAKRATRRSEWDGAEEPPAT